In Persicimonas caeni, a single window of DNA contains:
- a CDS encoding AAA domain-containing protein yields MTVVTDGVGERVRARLAQLRDRFVAVNLRSRSLRLRRASRTGAFDLARLPAVDALLEVLGHERGDAVRLAPRDEQLDQEIGRLAKAARRERMETGADHLAVGWPVVEGACGDGTWLRAPLLLYPVSLHRTEAGRLCWALSPRGLPEVNEPLIQTLARLERVQLSRGELLQFDDDGRLAVDAPTWEALVAYLSDAGLDIQAPASMPSLELLPPRDSEASKQASAGRFELHHHLVLGRFPLSASSIVLDYDELLDAPVDRLIQSAELGLARDLLLVDEASLNTLDPVGVEVEGAKAGDEALLGGLRRWQVLPSDASQDAVLSHLEAADIDPAAERGLIVQGPPGTGKSQLITNLLAACIARGKRVLLVCQKRAALDVVADRLTSLGLGEPLALVHDVQRDRNAVCEAIAETLDRGMSSGAVGIGSLQRQLEAAADDHSRAMERLERRARAAQEAFACLAGDGAARPGLAELLERALDDDGRELPDLAPWADAIERGELGEQLPFIESMAPETHTLAAPHPLAWRGDWAQLDDAQIEGVFERCSRLMELYDALDESAAQMTPGQAVEQAALWEQAAPLLDLFEEGVPRQVDEFAMFWVWTGGQTATGQWQRVMAALKRARAELTAVPVELIVASREDLEEWQAQLERLAELQSYWYRFFLPEYWRLRGLPGQILDRCTSLASTSTLPVNVAQLVDAALAWHDFLVELPDDNPLFDFGFDGDPTAIDDAVALLEAQHERVQCAHEVHAELGEVGAAYADLPTIDPMQDETPAQAPFFRAALADRRLARTLAEVGERLDALAVGLHADFRDQLYELAADGRRKQAKHLLAEFCGARQEAAEAARQDGVLAGRPDWVRAFLRHWRPGAGGGSGVAHDAQLAVERAWVDAWLDGRSVRAVEAPLVDADQRRRLAEAMTRCQQVADRGIIARFYGRLVDAFEGASGQSAAAVARRRNLRKLAEQARRKRNRMTLRQLIEAYWDRGLSEVRPVWCCSPESVAAMFPLRAGLFDVVIFDEASQCPVESALPALVRAETAVIAGDDQQMPPSHFFRAAPELADDDDSSVLASVSILALARACYPGVTLRWHYRSHHEELVAFSNTAFYGGQLVTAPPSRPVISADIEGLHWAPVDGLWEDNQNVAEARRVVELVVRFLAVRGPDDRPPTVGVVTFNQKQAELIERLLEERAATDDALSRLLARDRRRPIVDQLFVRNLENVQGDERDLIVMSPGYGPTEPGGDVHARFGPLNLAGGHKRLNVAITRARLGLWLVTSIRPERLDVSRTKHPGPRIFDAYLRFVRAHVTADRQSVEPVLAEAAELGQGGARWSRPKALSMPGLRAVGSRVRDELAEALERRGYGVRRDVGLGSQRLDLAVRRGPAEPWRVGVDCREFLRQPEPLARDVYLPAYWQRQGWTLTRVTPGMWLERADEVVEHILELVDK; encoded by the coding sequence GTGACTGTAGTGACAGACGGAGTGGGCGAGCGGGTACGCGCGCGCTTGGCACAATTGCGCGACCGTTTTGTGGCGGTCAATCTGCGCAGCCGATCGCTGCGACTGCGGCGCGCGAGCCGTACCGGCGCGTTCGACTTGGCGCGGCTTCCTGCGGTGGACGCGTTGTTGGAGGTGTTGGGCCACGAGCGGGGCGATGCGGTACGGCTGGCACCGCGCGACGAGCAGCTAGACCAGGAGATTGGCCGCCTGGCGAAGGCAGCTCGCCGGGAGCGTATGGAGACCGGCGCCGACCATCTCGCGGTAGGCTGGCCGGTGGTGGAGGGAGCCTGCGGCGACGGTACGTGGCTGCGCGCGCCGCTTCTGTTGTATCCGGTAAGCCTGCACCGAACCGAGGCGGGGCGGTTGTGCTGGGCGCTGTCGCCGCGCGGTTTGCCGGAAGTCAACGAGCCGCTGATTCAAACACTTGCGCGCCTGGAGCGGGTGCAGCTATCGCGCGGCGAGCTGCTGCAGTTCGACGACGACGGTCGGCTTGCCGTCGACGCCCCCACCTGGGAGGCGCTGGTGGCCTATCTGAGCGACGCCGGGCTCGACATTCAGGCTCCAGCCTCGATGCCGAGCCTGGAGCTGCTGCCCCCGCGGGACTCCGAGGCGAGTAAGCAGGCGTCAGCGGGCCGATTCGAGCTGCACCACCATCTGGTGTTGGGGCGGTTTCCGTTGTCGGCCTCGAGCATCGTGCTCGATTACGACGAGTTGCTCGACGCGCCGGTCGATCGGCTGATTCAGTCGGCCGAGTTGGGGCTGGCGCGCGACCTACTGCTAGTCGATGAGGCCTCGCTCAATACCCTCGATCCGGTGGGCGTCGAGGTCGAGGGCGCCAAGGCTGGCGACGAGGCCTTGCTCGGTGGTTTGCGCCGATGGCAGGTGTTGCCCTCCGACGCCAGTCAGGACGCCGTGTTGAGTCACTTGGAGGCGGCGGACATTGATCCAGCTGCCGAGCGCGGCTTGATTGTTCAGGGGCCGCCGGGGACTGGCAAATCCCAGCTCATCACCAATTTGTTGGCGGCGTGCATTGCGCGCGGAAAGCGCGTGCTGCTCGTTTGCCAGAAGCGCGCGGCCCTCGATGTGGTCGCCGACCGGCTGACGAGCCTGGGGCTGGGCGAGCCGCTGGCGCTGGTCCACGACGTCCAGCGCGACCGAAACGCAGTGTGCGAGGCCATCGCAGAGACGCTCGACCGCGGCATGAGCAGCGGGGCCGTCGGCATCGGCAGCTTGCAGCGCCAACTCGAAGCCGCGGCCGACGACCACAGCCGCGCAATGGAGCGTCTGGAGCGCCGGGCGCGGGCCGCTCAGGAGGCCTTCGCGTGCCTGGCCGGCGACGGAGCCGCCCGGCCGGGGCTGGCCGAGCTGCTCGAGCGCGCGCTGGATGACGACGGACGCGAGCTTCCCGACCTGGCCCCTTGGGCGGACGCGATCGAGCGCGGCGAGCTCGGCGAACAGCTGCCCTTCATCGAGTCGATGGCCCCAGAGACCCATACCTTGGCCGCGCCTCACCCGCTCGCGTGGCGCGGCGATTGGGCCCAGCTCGACGACGCTCAGATCGAGGGCGTCTTCGAGCGCTGCAGCCGTCTGATGGAGCTATACGACGCGCTCGACGAATCGGCCGCGCAGATGACGCCCGGGCAGGCGGTCGAGCAGGCTGCACTGTGGGAGCAAGCAGCGCCGCTGCTCGACCTGTTCGAGGAAGGCGTGCCGCGACAGGTCGACGAGTTTGCCATGTTCTGGGTGTGGACGGGCGGCCAGACGGCGACCGGCCAGTGGCAGCGCGTCATGGCGGCCTTGAAACGGGCGCGCGCCGAGCTCACTGCGGTGCCCGTGGAGTTGATCGTGGCCAGTCGGGAGGACCTGGAGGAGTGGCAGGCACAGCTCGAAAGGCTCGCCGAGTTGCAGAGCTATTGGTATCGATTCTTTTTGCCGGAGTACTGGCGATTGCGCGGGCTTCCGGGCCAGATCCTCGATCGCTGCACCTCGCTGGCGAGCACGTCGACGCTGCCCGTCAACGTAGCGCAGCTAGTGGACGCGGCGCTGGCCTGGCATGACTTTCTGGTCGAACTCCCCGACGACAATCCGCTGTTCGACTTCGGCTTCGACGGCGATCCGACGGCCATCGACGATGCCGTCGCGCTGCTCGAGGCCCAGCACGAGCGTGTGCAATGCGCCCATGAGGTGCACGCAGAGTTGGGCGAGGTCGGAGCGGCCTACGCAGACCTTCCGACGATTGATCCCATGCAGGATGAAACGCCTGCACAAGCGCCGTTTTTCAGGGCGGCGTTGGCCGACCGCAGACTTGCGCGAACCCTCGCAGAGGTCGGTGAGCGCTTGGACGCGTTGGCCGTCGGGCTGCACGCCGATTTTCGCGACCAACTGTACGAGCTTGCGGCCGACGGACGGCGAAAGCAGGCCAAGCATTTGCTCGCCGAATTCTGCGGGGCGCGCCAGGAGGCAGCGGAGGCCGCCAGACAAGACGGCGTGCTGGCGGGGCGGCCGGACTGGGTGCGCGCGTTCTTGCGGCATTGGCGACCTGGCGCCGGTGGGGGGAGCGGTGTGGCGCACGACGCGCAGTTGGCCGTCGAGCGGGCCTGGGTCGACGCCTGGCTCGACGGGCGCAGCGTGCGCGCAGTCGAGGCGCCGTTGGTCGACGCCGACCAGCGCAGGCGCCTCGCCGAGGCGATGACGCGGTGCCAACAGGTCGCCGACCGCGGCATCATCGCCCGGTTTTACGGGCGCCTGGTCGACGCCTTCGAAGGGGCGTCGGGTCAGTCGGCGGCCGCCGTGGCGCGCCGGCGCAACCTGCGGAAGCTGGCCGAGCAGGCCCGGCGCAAGCGCAACCGCATGACGCTGCGCCAGCTCATCGAGGCGTATTGGGACCGCGGTCTCTCCGAGGTGCGCCCGGTATGGTGTTGCTCGCCGGAGTCGGTGGCCGCGATGTTTCCGCTGCGCGCCGGGCTCTTCGACGTGGTCATCTTCGACGAGGCCAGCCAGTGTCCGGTCGAGTCGGCGCTGCCGGCGCTGGTGCGTGCCGAGACGGCGGTGATTGCCGGCGACGACCAGCAGATGCCGCCCAGTCACTTCTTCCGGGCCGCCCCGGAGTTGGCCGATGACGACGACAGCTCGGTGTTGGCCAGTGTGTCGATTCTGGCGCTGGCTCGCGCCTGTTATCCGGGTGTCACACTACGCTGGCATTACCGATCCCACCACGAGGAGCTGGTGGCGTTTTCGAATACCGCCTTTTATGGCGGCCAATTGGTCACGGCGCCGCCGAGCCGGCCGGTGATCAGCGCCGACATCGAGGGGCTTCATTGGGCGCCGGTCGACGGCCTCTGGGAGGACAATCAAAACGTGGCCGAAGCGCGGCGGGTCGTCGAGCTCGTGGTTCGGTTTCTGGCGGTGCGGGGCCCCGATGACAGGCCTCCCACAGTCGGGGTGGTCACGTTCAATCAGAAGCAGGCCGAGTTGATCGAGCGTCTGCTCGAAGAGCGAGCCGCCACGGACGATGCGCTCTCGCGATTGCTCGCACGTGACCGGCGCCGGCCCATCGTCGACCAGCTATTCGTTCGGAATCTCGAGAATGTGCAGGGCGATGAGCGCGATCTCATCGTCATGTCTCCGGGGTATGGGCCCACCGAGCCGGGCGGAGATGTTCATGCCCGATTTGGGCCGCTGAACCTGGCCGGTGGTCATAAGCGGCTCAACGTGGCGATCACCCGGGCTCGTCTGGGGCTATGGTTGGTGACGTCCATTCGACCCGAGCGCCTCGATGTGTCTCGCACGAAGCACCCGGGGCCGCGCATCTTCGACGCCTACCTGCGCTTCG
- a CDS encoding LysR family transcriptional regulator — protein sequence MNDIDWNLLRTFLRVAEEGSFTGAAEVLGISQPTVSRQMQQLEETLSVPLFIRHARGFELTDRGQDLLAAAREVEQGVAGFLRRAGGLTREVRGAVRISASGPVAVHILPPCLASLRQDYPELTFELVVDNKASNLLRREADIAVRLFRPEQLDIVCTKAGEAEVGLCASRDYLDRRGRPTSVAELAGHDIIGEDRGTQVDAALAKMGLSPEPTDYSMRTDSYLAHLSAIRAGLGIGGAQVDLFADDSHVERVLPELMLGAMPFWVAMHGEVRNSAAIRVVYDALVDHLRARNA from the coding sequence ATGAACGATATCGACTGGAATCTGCTGCGGACCTTTCTTCGGGTCGCCGAGGAGGGGAGCTTTACCGGTGCGGCCGAAGTGCTAGGCATCAGTCAGCCGACGGTGAGCCGGCAGATGCAGCAGCTCGAAGAGACGCTCTCCGTGCCGCTCTTTATTCGCCACGCTCGAGGCTTCGAGCTCACCGACCGCGGGCAAGACTTGTTGGCGGCGGCGCGCGAGGTCGAGCAGGGCGTGGCGGGCTTTCTTCGGCGCGCCGGCGGTCTGACGCGAGAGGTGCGCGGGGCGGTGCGCATCTCGGCCAGCGGGCCGGTCGCGGTGCACATCCTGCCGCCGTGCTTGGCCTCGTTGCGCCAAGACTACCCGGAGCTGACCTTCGAGCTCGTCGTCGACAACAAGGCGTCGAACCTGCTTCGGCGCGAAGCCGACATCGCCGTACGCCTCTTTCGCCCCGAGCAGCTCGATATCGTGTGCACCAAAGCCGGCGAGGCCGAGGTCGGCCTGTGCGCGAGCCGCGACTACCTCGACCGGCGCGGTCGCCCCACCAGCGTCGCCGAGCTCGCCGGCCACGACATCATCGGCGAAGACCGCGGCACCCAGGTCGACGCCGCGCTCGCCAAGATGGGCCTGAGCCCCGAGCCGACCGACTACAGCATGCGCACCGACAGCTACCTCGCCCACCTGAGCGCCATCCGCGCCGGCCTTGGCATCGGCGGCGCCCAGGTCGACCTTTTCGCCGACGACTCGCACGTCGAGCGCGTCTTGCCGGAGCTTATGCTCGGCGCCATGCCGTTCTGGGTCGCCATGCACGGCGAGGTGCGAAACAGCGCTGCGATCCGCGTGGTCTACGACGCACTCGTCGACCACCTGCGGGCTCGCAACGCCTGA
- a CDS encoding tetratricopeptide repeat protein — translation MSRRSRMVALLLSVALAAPSVAWAAEPSLAELSADERAELGRLFTAAQGAFESEEYAQAIAKLERAYEIFPEPNILYRIGDAYEQQGDLEEAVAYYQRYVEAAPDASDAELVRRRIGDLEQILASRRSGDDASAEESAPESAASKLAVLIVDSNPAGARVRIGDEAEPRGVTPVRLRIEPGDVQIRLEADHHRPIERVLRVEAGETLSMVYPLQPVAPADDSIAWPWIVGGVGATALATGGGFLIASQSAQSQLDTYDARRLAAYRNDEPVPERPSDYDELTRESYYYGRTGWILTSVGIVGVGAGLTLWLMEDDEVALVPGVGGATLMGRF, via the coding sequence ATGAGCCGTCGCAGTCGCATGGTCGCGCTGTTGTTGTCCGTCGCGCTCGCCGCGCCGTCGGTCGCCTGGGCCGCCGAGCCGTCCCTGGCCGAGCTGTCCGCCGACGAGCGTGCCGAGTTGGGGCGTCTGTTCACGGCCGCGCAAGGCGCCTTCGAATCCGAGGAGTACGCCCAGGCCATCGCCAAGCTCGAGCGGGCGTACGAAATCTTTCCCGAGCCCAATATCCTGTACCGAATCGGCGACGCCTACGAACAGCAGGGCGACCTGGAAGAAGCCGTCGCTTACTACCAGCGCTACGTCGAGGCCGCCCCCGATGCCTCCGACGCGGAGCTTGTGCGCCGACGCATCGGCGACTTGGAGCAGATTCTGGCCAGCCGCCGCAGCGGCGACGACGCCTCCGCCGAAGAGTCCGCCCCCGAGTCGGCCGCCTCGAAGCTGGCCGTGCTCATCGTCGACTCGAACCCGGCCGGGGCGCGTGTGCGCATCGGTGACGAAGCCGAGCCGCGCGGCGTCACGCCGGTACGCCTCCGGATCGAGCCCGGCGACGTCCAGATTCGCCTGGAGGCCGACCATCACCGCCCCATCGAACGCGTGCTGCGCGTCGAAGCCGGCGAGACCCTGTCGATGGTCTATCCGCTCCAGCCGGTAGCTCCGGCCGACGACTCCATCGCTTGGCCGTGGATTGTCGGCGGGGTAGGGGCGACGGCCTTGGCGACCGGCGGCGGCTTTCTGATCGCCTCCCAGTCGGCCCAATCCCAACTCGACACCTACGACGCCCGACGCCTCGCTGCTTACCGCAACGACGAGCCCGTCCCCGAGCGTCCCTCGGACTACGACGAGCTGACCCGCGAGTCCTACTACTACGGGCGCACCGGCTGGATTCTGACCAGTGTCGGCATCGTGGGAGTCGGCGCCGGGCTAACCCTCTGGCTGATGGAAGATGACGAGGTCGCGCTCGTGCCCGGCGTGGGCGGAGCGACGTTGATGGGACGGTTCTAG
- a CDS encoding serine/threonine-protein kinase, translating to MASSANPQRRVLVSPEELLDYEIGGKYRLDAIIGGGGMGMVYRTTQQNLNRSVALKLLKLNEGDSQKALDRFKREIDIVSQLTHPNIVRVYDSGVDPELRLHFIVMEMVDGVGLDALVARFRFDPALSIEIARGVCAALTEPHRLGIVHRDIKPGNILLTVRSDDTLGVKVVDFGISRSTQVDDDGRVTATGEVVGSPLYMAPEAARGADIDGRTDLYSVGVLLYEMLSGQPLFQGPTPVSIMLRHMGEPPPSLAEVLPADAVPAELVELVESLLAKRPADRPESARAVLRRLDAIRDEHGFGTLRLDGASSPAVALRPWMSALDAPTVETGELDAPTETWTADKTTEELPFFEGWLIPETAELLRRTDPHPTRPMAQDVDDSAAAHAQTEQWTMPAESQPPADTSTGRIRQVDDAPEDANADGRWRYFVAVAVLLALAAVGIAIWTEHSPTESPAPTDREQVEKSPDEQKPSGEPSSPTPPPTEQPAVNVVEPESEEASADEADDDAEIAAPADEAEPTESAAKDSKPEKPSEPEPKASPKQPRDEPARQSDIDKASEKESDKETASDSNKDEEKLDKGLEWLRSR from the coding sequence ATGGCATCATCTGCCAACCCACAACGTCGCGTCCTCGTTTCGCCCGAGGAACTGCTCGACTACGAAATCGGGGGCAAGTACCGGCTCGACGCGATCATCGGCGGTGGCGGCATGGGTATGGTCTATCGGACTACTCAGCAGAACCTGAACCGCTCGGTAGCCCTCAAGCTCCTCAAGCTCAACGAAGGCGACTCGCAAAAGGCCCTCGACAGGTTCAAGCGCGAGATCGACATCGTCAGCCAACTGACGCATCCGAATATCGTGCGGGTCTACGACTCGGGCGTCGACCCCGAGTTGCGCCTGCACTTCATCGTCATGGAGATGGTCGACGGCGTCGGCCTCGACGCGCTGGTGGCGCGCTTTCGGTTCGATCCGGCCTTGTCCATCGAAATTGCCCGCGGCGTCTGCGCCGCGCTCACCGAGCCGCACCGACTCGGCATCGTCCACCGCGACATCAAGCCGGGCAATATCTTGCTGACGGTGCGCTCCGACGACACCCTCGGGGTCAAGGTCGTCGATTTCGGCATCTCGCGCTCCACCCAGGTCGACGATGACGGGCGGGTGACCGCGACCGGCGAGGTCGTGGGCAGTCCTTTGTATATGGCGCCGGAGGCGGCGCGCGGCGCCGACATCGACGGCCGCACCGACCTATACTCGGTCGGCGTGCTGCTCTACGAGATGCTCTCGGGCCAGCCGCTCTTTCAAGGGCCCACACCCGTCTCCATCATGCTTCGCCACATGGGCGAGCCGCCCCCTTCGCTGGCCGAAGTGCTGCCCGCCGATGCCGTGCCTGCAGAGCTGGTCGAGCTGGTCGAGTCGTTGTTGGCCAAAAGGCCCGCCGACCGACCCGAGTCGGCGCGCGCGGTCCTGCGTCGCCTCGACGCCATCCGCGACGAGCACGGCTTTGGCACGCTTCGCCTCGACGGGGCGAGTTCACCGGCGGTGGCGCTTCGCCCCTGGATGAGCGCGCTCGACGCTCCCACGGTGGAGACGGGGGAGCTGGACGCACCCACCGAAACATGGACCGCCGACAAGACCACCGAGGAGCTCCCCTTTTTCGAGGGTTGGCTGATCCCGGAGACCGCCGAGTTGCTTCGGCGCACAGATCCGCACCCGACCCGGCCCATGGCGCAGGACGTGGACGACAGCGCCGCGGCGCACGCCCAGACCGAGCAGTGGACGATGCCCGCCGAGAGTCAGCCGCCGGCAGATACGAGCACTGGACGCATCCGCCAGGTCGACGACGCGCCCGAAGACGCGAACGCAGATGGTCGTTGGCGTTACTTTGTGGCTGTTGCGGTGCTTCTTGCATTAGCGGCCGTGGGGATTGCCATTTGGACGGAGCATAGTCCGACCGAGTCGCCCGCGCCGACCGACAGGGAGCAAGTGGAGAAGTCGCCCGACGAGCAAAAGCCTTCCGGCGAGCCTTCTTCGCCGACTCCTCCGCCGACAGAACAACCTGCCGTGAACGTGGTGGAGCCCGAGAGCGAGGAGGCTTCGGCTGACGAGGCCGACGACGACGCCGAGATTGCTGCTCCTGCCGACGAGGCGGAGCCGACGGAGAGCGCGGCGAAAGATTCGAAACCGGAAAAGCCTTCCGAGCCCGAACCGAAGGCCTCGCCGAAGCAGCCCCGGGACGAGCCAGCTCGACAGTCCGATATCGATAAAGCGAGCGAGAAAGAAAGCGACAAAGAGACCGCGTCCGATTCCAACAAGGATGAAGAGAAGCTCGACAAGGGACTCGAATGGCTGAGGAGTCGATGA
- a CDS encoding EB domain-containing protein → MPADVGPDDVRDCRNAEIDCGRFVCDPSTGRCVGCTKDSQCDANQVCDEGQCSCPDGFHLCGDTCVDDTSPQTCGTRCEPCPDGEQEGVEATCEAGGVCGLRCVAGDCAFCEKDADCSNHSNGSVCHEGQCVECTVEDRAACGSNSCNPATNTCTETPVASRGDCDSCAADSECREPQSRCVPMNFSGNELPDGYCLPLKFDTCQSPYPVTVTRRTLSGAPPEVYCAPNEQNTTCEALADRGIACTENAHCGLRGYADGLCKLDECTFACDTNEDCFVGESCCGLYCCDPN, encoded by the coding sequence GTGCCCGCTGACGTAGGGCCCGATGACGTGCGCGACTGCCGAAACGCCGAGATCGACTGCGGCCGTTTTGTCTGCGACCCGTCCACCGGCCGGTGTGTCGGGTGCACCAAAGACAGCCAATGTGATGCAAACCAGGTGTGCGACGAAGGCCAGTGCAGCTGCCCGGACGGGTTTCACCTCTGCGGCGACACTTGTGTCGACGACACGTCTCCTCAAACCTGCGGCACGCGGTGTGAGCCGTGCCCCGACGGCGAGCAAGAGGGCGTGGAGGCGACCTGCGAGGCGGGCGGTGTCTGCGGCTTGCGTTGCGTGGCCGGCGACTGCGCTTTTTGCGAAAAGGACGCCGACTGCTCCAATCACTCCAACGGTTCGGTCTGTCACGAGGGTCAATGCGTCGAGTGCACGGTCGAAGACCGCGCGGCGTGCGGCTCCAACTCGTGCAACCCTGCCACCAACACCTGCACGGAGACGCCGGTCGCCAGCCGCGGTGATTGCGATTCGTGTGCCGCCGACAGCGAGTGCCGCGAGCCGCAGAGCCGGTGCGTGCCGATGAACTTCAGCGGCAACGAGTTGCCCGACGGCTACTGCCTGCCGCTCAAATTCGACACTTGCCAGTCGCCGTACCCGGTGACGGTCACTCGCCGCACCCTGTCCGGAGCGCCCCCGGAGGTCTACTGCGCTCCGAACGAGCAGAACACCACTTGCGAGGCGTTGGCCGACCGGGGCATCGCCTGCACTGAGAACGCCCATTGCGGCCTGCGAGGCTACGCCGACGGGCTGTGCAAGCTCGACGAGTGCACCTTTGCCTGCGACACCAACGAGGATTGCTTCGTGGGCGAGTCGTGCTGCGGGCTTTACTGCTGCGATCCGAATTGA
- a CDS encoding class I SAM-dependent methyltransferase, with protein MSFGDFLFPLVNDLALRKATPYRARLIAKARGTVLELGAGSGLNFSHYDRAQIERVVGIEPDDTMWARGEERARKAGLDVERIDAFGEDLPLDDASVDTAVSTFVMCSVRDPEAVLAELHRVVRPGGRLLIMEHVRHEKRWMASCQQLVTPVWKRCLGGCHPGRPLQDALEASEWEPVDVDFVDLPGLPSIVSFHLVGEYRRASSPEPS; from the coding sequence ATGAGCTTTGGAGACTTTCTCTTTCCGTTGGTCAACGACTTGGCGTTGCGCAAGGCGACGCCTTATCGGGCGCGTCTGATCGCCAAGGCGCGGGGGACGGTGCTCGAACTCGGCGCCGGCAGCGGGCTGAACTTCTCGCACTATGACCGTGCACAAATCGAGCGTGTGGTGGGCATCGAGCCAGACGACACGATGTGGGCGCGCGGCGAGGAGCGCGCTCGCAAAGCTGGGCTCGACGTCGAGCGCATCGACGCGTTCGGCGAAGACCTTCCCCTCGACGACGCCAGCGTCGACACAGCCGTGAGCACGTTTGTGATGTGCTCGGTGCGCGACCCCGAGGCCGTGCTCGCCGAGCTGCACCGCGTGGTGCGCCCGGGCGGCCGGCTGCTCATCATGGAGCACGTGCGCCACGAGAAGCGCTGGATGGCCAGCTGCCAGCAGCTCGTTACCCCGGTCTGGAAGCGGTGTCTGGGAGGGTGTCATCCGGGCCGTCCGCTGCAAGACGCCCTCGAGGCCTCCGAGTGGGAGCCGGTCGACGTCGATTTTGTCGACCTGCCCGGGCTGCCGAGCATCGTGAGCTTCCATTTGGTGGGCGAATACCGGCGCGCGTCGTCGCCCGAACCGAGTTGA